Proteins encoded in a region of the Pseudomonas viciae genome:
- a CDS encoding non-ribosomal peptide synthetase, with protein MNEVTMDAHNPGFALTPEQQRTLEQLPGTATCGQALRWLDVVIDGDLDPQRLQVAFDTQLAQQPMLLARLAKVPGFHGLRQAAVGATRFPLTVQSGEQRAEEVQAQIQESMGRAFVVGESESVQAVLYRLAPRQWRLVLGIARSSADAQSLNLLLEHIQQTYAGVQAEEDEAPGEFAQYLEWRSEVVLDEDAASARAYWRQHLQGMQADIATPWLAARSTSGETGAADSHVSLSLEPAQREALHNLAEQLGQPLATVLQGAWWVLLGRLSGLEQALVGVRHDCRDDYEYFANAVGVFEKTLPLCVSLPATASFSEWLDELAARLEAHRTWQEYWAPDLAPEAAGPAYGFTLGQASASGNSGGLNWAASESVHVPADPFELLMQVQLNERHATLNLHYASSRYSSASANAVLEQYGVLLASILAAPHRALAQLSLLSRAQEQRLLAINPPMQALADGRYLPQRIADLATHTPDAIALTDAHLQLSYGQLQARVDSMALGLKHQGVGAGSIVALALPRSAELVIAMLASWRLGAAYLPLDVQWPQARQALMLEQAGAALLLTDAAHLPAWQDQPYKALTAAQLSQSPAPLPALATQGHDIAYVLFTSGSTGVPKGVVIEHRQLRNYTAQASQALGLAQCKNVGFSSTVAADLGNTTLFGGLFNGATLHVASDEQMQDGALFAQYLQQQQIDCLKIVPSHLAALLDSEQATLPRTLVLGGEPIAAPLIERIARLRSDCRVFNHYGPTEATVGVMIHPLSLHGAVDDCSALTQVLGNNQVYVLDADLRVAPVGMLGEVYLGGAQLCRGYLNAQADEQAFIQSPFDPAQRLYRSGDLARYRVDGAIQLHGRRDQQVKVRGFRIELAEIEAELLRLPQVAEALVLPAASTEQGLLAFVVAQQGLSAGLLDVVRAELSARLPSVMVPQRLQLIEQFPRLANGKIDRKALQQWADVAADDQDAAPRDALEQLLAARMAQLLGLERLGIDRDFFAAGGHSLLVIKLVAGIRKLLQCDIHPGLVFDHPTVASLALALRAVESSPGQLEKIAQVRLRMDAMSPEEKALLTEQARQMQAAKAAQGS; from the coding sequence ATGAACGAGGTCACGATGGACGCGCACAACCCGGGTTTTGCCCTGACACCCGAGCAACAAAGGACGCTCGAACAACTGCCCGGCACGGCGACCTGTGGCCAGGCCTTGCGCTGGCTGGACGTGGTCATTGACGGCGATCTCGATCCGCAGCGCTTGCAGGTGGCGTTCGATACGCAACTGGCACAGCAGCCGATGTTGCTGGCGCGGCTGGCCAAGGTACCCGGTTTCCACGGTTTGCGTCAGGCCGCCGTCGGTGCCACTCGCTTCCCGCTGACGGTGCAGTCGGGCGAGCAACGGGCCGAGGAGGTCCAGGCGCAGATCCAGGAATCGATGGGCCGCGCTTTTGTGGTTGGCGAATCGGAAAGCGTCCAGGCCGTGCTCTATCGCCTGGCGCCCCGGCAATGGCGACTGGTGCTGGGCATCGCCCGCTCCAGTGCCGATGCGCAGTCGCTGAATCTGCTGCTTGAACACATCCAGCAAACCTACGCGGGGGTTCAGGCAGAGGAAGACGAAGCACCGGGTGAGTTTGCCCAGTACCTGGAATGGCGCAGTGAAGTGGTGCTGGATGAAGACGCCGCCAGCGCACGAGCTTACTGGCGGCAACACTTGCAAGGGATGCAGGCAGACATCGCCACGCCATGGCTGGCGGCGCGCAGCACCAGCGGTGAGACAGGTGCCGCCGACAGCCACGTATCGCTGAGCCTGGAGCCGGCTCAACGCGAGGCTTTGCACAATCTGGCCGAGCAGCTTGGCCAGCCGCTGGCCACTGTGCTGCAAGGCGCCTGGTGGGTGTTGCTGGGGCGTTTGAGCGGGCTTGAGCAGGCCTTGGTCGGTGTGCGCCATGACTGCCGCGACGACTATGAATACTTCGCCAATGCCGTGGGTGTGTTCGAGAAAACCCTGCCGCTGTGCGTTTCGTTGCCTGCCACCGCGTCGTTCAGCGAGTGGTTGGACGAGCTGGCGGCGCGTCTTGAAGCCCATCGCACCTGGCAGGAATACTGGGCGCCGGATCTAGCGCCTGAAGCGGCGGGTCCGGCCTACGGCTTTACGCTGGGGCAGGCGAGCGCTAGCGGGAACAGTGGCGGTCTGAACTGGGCGGCCTCGGAGTCCGTGCATGTGCCGGCAGATCCGTTCGAGTTGCTGATGCAGGTTCAATTGAACGAGCGCCACGCCACGCTCAATCTGCATTACGCCAGTTCGCGTTATTCGTCAGCCTCGGCCAACGCGGTACTGGAACAGTACGGCGTGCTGTTGGCCTCGATCCTGGCCGCGCCCCACCGAGCACTCGCGCAGCTCAGCCTGCTCAGTCGCGCCCAGGAGCAGCGCTTGCTGGCGATCAATCCGCCGATGCAGGCTTTGGCGGATGGCCGTTATCTGCCGCAGCGCATCGCCGATCTGGCAACTCATACACCAGACGCCATCGCCCTGACCGACGCTCATCTGCAATTGAGCTACGGCCAGTTGCAGGCCCGGGTCGACAGTATGGCGCTGGGGCTCAAGCACCAAGGCGTGGGCGCCGGTTCGATTGTCGCGCTGGCGTTGCCGCGCTCGGCGGAGCTGGTGATTGCAATGCTGGCGAGCTGGCGTTTGGGGGCGGCGTATCTGCCACTGGATGTTCAGTGGCCCCAGGCGCGCCAGGCGTTGATGCTGGAACAGGCCGGCGCGGCACTGTTGCTCACCGATGCGGCGCATCTGCCGGCCTGGCAGGATCAACCGTATAAAGCCCTGACGGCGGCGCAGTTGAGTCAGTCGCCGGCGCCATTGCCAGCGCTCGCCACCCAAGGCCACGACATCGCTTATGTGTTGTTTACGTCGGGCTCCACCGGTGTGCCCAAAGGCGTGGTGATCGAGCATCGGCAGTTGCGCAACTACACCGCCCAGGCCAGTCAGGCACTGGGACTTGCCCAGTGCAAAAACGTCGGTTTCAGTTCCACCGTAGCGGCGGACCTGGGCAACACCACGCTGTTTGGCGGGTTGTTCAATGGCGCGACCCTGCATGTGGCCAGCGATGAGCAGATGCAGGACGGCGCGTTGTTTGCCCAGTACCTGCAACAGCAGCAGATCGACTGCCTGAAGATCGTGCCGTCGCACCTTGCGGCGCTGCTCGACAGTGAACAGGCGACATTGCCGCGTACCCTGGTGCTGGGTGGCGAGCCGATTGCGGCGCCGTTGATCGAGCGCATCGCCCGCTTGCGCAGCGATTGCCGGGTGTTCAACCACTACGGGCCGACCGAAGCCACGGTCGGGGTGATGATTCATCCGTTGTCACTGCACGGCGCTGTCGACGATTGTTCGGCGCTGACCCAGGTGCTGGGCAACAACCAGGTCTACGTGCTGGACGCCGATCTGCGTGTGGCGCCGGTGGGTATGCTGGGCGAGGTCTACCTGGGCGGCGCGCAGTTATGTCGGGGTTATCTGAATGCCCAGGCCGATGAGCAGGCGTTCATCCAGAGTCCGTTCGATCCGGCGCAGCGTTTGTATCGCAGCGGCGACCTGGCGCGTTATCGCGTGGACGGGGCGATCCAGTTGCACGGTCGGCGCGATCAGCAGGTCAAGGTGCGCGGGTTCCGCATTGAACTGGCAGAGATCGAGGCCGAGCTTCTGCGCCTGCCCCAGGTGGCCGAAGCACTGGTGCTGCCGGCGGCATCGACCGAGCAGGGGCTGTTGGCCTTTGTCGTGGCGCAGCAGGGGCTGTCGGCGGGCTTGCTGGACGTTGTACGTGCTGAGCTGAGCGCGCGCCTGCCCAGTGTGATGGTTCCACAGCGCCTGCAATTGATCGAACAGTTCCCGCGCCTGGCCAACGGCAAGATCGATCGCAAGGCGCTGCAGCAGTGGGCGGATGTGGCGGCGGATGATCAAGACGCTGCACCGCGCGATGCGCTGGAGCAATTGCTCGCCGCACGCATGGCGCAATTGCTTGGGCTGGAACGACTGGGCATCGACCGCGACTTCTTCGCCGCCGGTGGGCATTCGTTGCTGGTGATCAAGTTGGTGGCCGGTATTCGCAAGTTGTTGCAGTGCGACATTCATCCGGGGCTGGTCTTCGATCATCCGACCGTGGCGTCGTTGGCACTGGCCTTGCGGGCAGTGGAGAGCAGCCCGGGGCAGTTGGAAAAAATCGCCCAGGTGCGCCTGCGCATGGACGCGATGAGCCCCGAGGAAAAGGCACTGCTGACCGAACAGGCTCGCCAGATGCAAGCCGCCAAGGCTGCGCAAGGCAGCTGA